The following coding sequences are from one Drosophila gunungcola strain Sukarami chromosome 3L unlocalized genomic scaffold, Dgunungcola_SK_2 000014F, whole genome shotgun sequence window:
- the LOC128260209 gene encoding uncharacterized protein LOC128260209, producing the protein MSKYSTYGAQTPKCSNEADLIKYMNSMIKRFNVGPQTIFGSSFVTKIDFGYRLCELLHHVLINIEKSLDLRTREMNLNPSLGSVFQGNQALLDESTSIQEQKPSESEKDMPSFKCPLCLVNLQQRKPMSTRCGHIFCGQCIQSALEFAQKCPVCKKRLLRKHIFRISILIIIILTYVFRFIKKSCH; encoded by the exons ATGTCCAAATATAGTACATATGGGGCTCAGACACCAAAATGTTCAAATGAG GCTGACCTAATAAAATACATGAATTCAATGATTAAGAGATTTAATGTGGGTCCCCAAACAATATTTGGTTCTTCTTTTGTtacaaaaatcgattttggCTATCGACTTTGTGAGCTCTTACATCACGTCCTGATTAACATTGAAAAGAGTTTAG ACCTTAGGACAAGGGAGATGAATTTAAATCCGAGTCTTGGGAGCGTTTTTCAGGGTAATCAGGCTCTTCTGGACGAATCCACTTCGATTCAAGAGCAAAAGCCATCGGAATCTGAAAAGGATATGCCCAGTTTTAAGTGTCCTTTGTGTCTGGTGAATCTTCAACAGCGAAAGCCCATGTCGACTAGGTGTGGTCACATTTTCTGTGGACAATGCATCCAATCTGCCTTGGAATTCGCCCAAAAGTGTCCTGTATGCAAAAAACGGCTGTTGAGAAAACATATATTCCGTATAtctatattaattataataattttgacaTATGTATTTAGATTTATAAAGAAATCATGTCATTAA
- the LOC128260210 gene encoding uncharacterized protein LOC128260210, with protein MRLFLEIYSYEFVFLMPFIRKLVRRKFCFCLSLSSGCIIISFYTLFFGFLNAGTFVDEDIYRKSFKTDIRAKWFNVFHIGLMIAAAVLLLISVMTKYIKIVFVWMTLYIIHMVSYYIVFNAMINVRNPFLRTPLSASIYVLVNVLTLAIDIFYLIIVYSYYYVKKHPEEFRPPCIDK; from the exons ATGAGAttgtttttggaaatttatagctacgaatttgtttttttgatgCCATTTATAAGGAAGCTAGTTAGACgaaaattttgtttctgtCTCTCCCTGAGTTCTGGATGCATTATAATTTCGTTCTACACCTTGTTTTTCGGATTCCTTAATGCGGGCACCTTTGTTGATGAAGATATATACAGAAAAT CATTTAAAACTGACATACGGGCGAAATGGTTTAATGTGTTTCATATTGGTCTGATGATTGCAGCTGCTGTTCTTCTGCTAATATCTGTTATGACG AAATACATAAAGATCGTTTTCGTATGGATGACTTTGTATATCATCCACATGGTATCGTACTACATCGTCTTCAACGCAATGATAAACGTTCGCAACCCGTTTCTCCGGACTCCTCTATCTGCATCCATCTATGTCTTGGTCAATGTTTTGACCCTTG CTATAGATATATTTTACCTGATCATAGTATATTCATATTATTATGTAAAGAAACATCCTGAAGAATTCAGACCGCCATGCATTGACAAATAA
- the LOC128260211 gene encoding uncharacterized protein LOC128260211 isoform X1: protein MLWAKKCCFCISLQTGCIIIALLGLFLSGMNIDYTLYLLNSTYTRETQYKFPAEVLYTSLQIIPDCLSVLASCLLIFAIISQYFWLFWTTLFFQTLQAIYLVTFSIVSSLIGSNLIINESFWHNVTYWVYMILWLALTLYFMYIIYSYYQQLKEREIENAIE, encoded by the exons atgttatgggCCAAAAAATGTTGCTTCTGTATATCTTTGCAAACGGGATGTATCATAATTGCACTGCTTGGATTATTTTTGTCTGGCATGAACATTGACTATACTCTATATCTTTTAAATA GTACTTATACCCGAGaaacccaatataaatttccag cgGAAGTACTCTACACATCTTTACAAATAATTCCGGATTGTTTGTCTGTCTTGGCATCGTGTTTGCTGATATTTGCAATCATCTCG caatatttttggttgttttggACAACTCTGTTTTTCCAAACTCTTCAGGCAATATATCTGGTTACATTCAGTATTGTTTCATCTTTAATCGgatcaaatttaataataaatgagAGCTTTTGGCATAACGTAACTTATTGGGTGTATATGATACTTTGGCTAG CTCTGACATTATATTTCATGTACATAATCTATTCGTATTATCAACAACTAAAGGAGagagaaattgaaaatgctaTAGAATGA
- the LOC128260211 gene encoding uncharacterized protein LOC128260211 isoform X2: MLWAKKCCFCISLQTGCIIIALLGLFLSGMNIDYTLYLLNSTYTRETQYKFPAEVLYTSLQIIPDCLSVLASCLLIFAIISAIYLVTFSIVSSLIGSNLIINESFWHNVTYWVYMILWLALTLYFMYIIYSYYQQLKEREIENAIE; this comes from the exons atgttatgggCCAAAAAATGTTGCTTCTGTATATCTTTGCAAACGGGATGTATCATAATTGCACTGCTTGGATTATTTTTGTCTGGCATGAACATTGACTATACTCTATATCTTTTAAATA GTACTTATACCCGAGaaacccaatataaatttccag cgGAAGTACTCTACACATCTTTACAAATAATTCCGGATTGTTTGTCTGTCTTGGCATCGTGTTTGCTGATATTTGCAATCATCTCG GCAATATATCTGGTTACATTCAGTATTGTTTCATCTTTAATCGgatcaaatttaataataaatgagAGCTTTTGGCATAACGTAACTTATTGGGTGTATATGATACTTTGGCTAG CTCTGACATTATATTTCATGTACATAATCTATTCGTATTATCAACAACTAAAGGAGagagaaattgaaaatgctaTAGAATGA
- the LOC128260212 gene encoding LOW QUALITY PROTEIN: uncharacterized protein LOC128260212 (The sequence of the model RefSeq protein was modified relative to this genomic sequence to represent the inferred CDS: inserted 1 base in 1 codon), which produces MWLANKFCCCINLQIGCTIISFFTLCLFAVHLVEFFRFKEHNDYTHPSDWLNLLWGILHLLASMCLSYSVLVGALIPIWVYIIIEXNYLNYVIIYTSVSCALKTNTYANLGLTYCITYWSLMVLACVITTYFLYVYKEILEPNINELQ; this is translated from the exons ATGTGGCTTGCCAATAAGTTTTGCTGTTGTATAAACTTACAAATCGGCTGTACtattatatctttttttaccCTTTGCCTGTTTGCCGTTCACCTGGTAGAATTCTTTC GATTTAAGGAACACAATGATTATACTCATCCATCAG ACTGGTTAAACCTTCTTTGGGGAATTTTGCATTTGCTGGCTTCAATGTGTTTATCATATTCTGTCCTGGTG GGGGCACTTATTCCTATTTGGGTTTACATAATTATCG ATAATTACTTGAATTACGTGATCATTTATACATCGGTGTCCTGTGCTCTCAAGACAAACACATATGCGAACCTAGGCCTGACTTACTGTATTACTTACTGGAGTTTAATGGTCTTAGCGTGCG TGATAACAACATATTTCCTTTATGTT TATAAGGAAATTCTGGAACCAAATATAAACgaattacaataa